The following nucleotide sequence is from Peptococcus niger.
ACCAAGAGCCGAGCACTTGCCCGGCTCTTTTTTGTTGCAATCAATTATTTACATAAAATCATGAACGTGGTATAATAAGTCTAACAAGATAAAGAATAGAAAGGACGTGTACTCATGAAAGGAAGCTTCAGTAAAAAAGCAACAGCCGCTCTTTTGGCCGCAGCCCTAGTGGCCTCTACTGCCCCCATGCCTGCACAAGCAACAGAAAGCTATGCCCGGAACATTACTATTCAAGTAGACGGACGTACCATCCCTCAAACTGATCAAAAGGCCTTTATTAAAGACAGTCGGACGATGGTTCCCTTACGGACCGTCATGGAAGGTTTAAATATGGCCGTTGAATGGAACAACGAAAAGCGGTCCATTACTGTAAAAAACCCGGCCAAGGACGAAACCTATACCTTTTATGCAGATAAGCCCTATTTCCTACGCTACAAGAAAGCAGGTACGGATTTTATAAAGCTGGATGTTGCCCCCTATATTACCTCCAGTAACCGGACAGTTATGCCACTGCGTGCGATTGGCGAAACCTATGGTAAGGTAGATTGGGATAATGCCAATAGCATTGTAAAGATAACAGGTAATGCTACAGCACCGAACCAACCGAGTGCGCCTACTGTAACGCCCAATAACCCTTCTCAGCCAGCTGTAACACCACAGCAGCCCTCCAGTGAAGTGAATGCGCCGAGTCAACCCAATACCCATCCGGTACAAAAGAGTGCCCTAGCTAGCGAAGAATTAGCCTGGTTAAAGGATAGGGCTAAGTCAGGCCCGCAAACAGAAGAAGACCTGGCTAGGTATGAGGAGTTCAGGACTAGAAAGGGCCTCAGTAGTGAGGAAATTGATCTACTGAATGCCTTCTGGCGATATGTGCCGGAGTTCAAGAAGAGCCTGTACTACAAGGCCCTAGAAGCACCACGGAAGCCCTTTACAGCAGACCAGCTGCGGATGTTGGAATTAGTGAACGCTGCCCGGGCAGAGCATGGGTTACAGCCTGTGAAGTTATCTCCGGCCTTGTGTGAGGGGGCAGAGATTAGGGCGAGGGAATTTAATCAAAGTCAAAAAGAATATGGTGTGATAGATTACGAAAGCCATATGAATGCATTAGCTAATGGCTGGAAGCCTCATACGAGACCTGACGGCAGCAAACCAAAAACAATTATCAATGATATCGGTTTATCCCAATTTAGCAACTATGCTAATATGAATGAGAACTTGTATGCTTTACCCTTAAATATTGCAAATGCTGATTCTGCAATGGATGGCTGGTTAAAGTCTTCTGAACATAAAAAAAACATCTTAAATCCAAACAGTAAATACCTTGGCACAGCGTCTATTTCAAGCGGTTTTAGAGATACCATGGGTTATGTCCAATTATTTGCAAGCTAAATTAAAGCTTCTCAAATTGCAGTTGTACTTCCTTAAGAATTCGGAAATTACTAATAAAAAATAGGGGTAGTGCCAAAGTTGGTAATAATCACTTAGCACTACCTCTATTTTTAGTTTAGATTCAACTGAGGCCAGGTCCTCTTTAACAGCAAATCGGTCTTTCCACTCAGTCCAATCAAGTAGAGGATCAATAACTCCCGTCTGATTCATCTTGGTTATATTTATTAATCACACGCAAAGTGTTTTTTACAACTTTCCCGCCAACCCCTTCATACAATTGCTTGTCACCAATAATATATAACCTTTCTTTTGCTCGTGTGGCAGCGACATTCATTATGTTAGGTTTTTTTACAACCCAGGCAGCAGCTCCACTACTGTTTTCGTCTGCACCTAAAACCAAAATAACAACCTTGTTTTCTTTGCCTTGAAAAGTATGAACCGTTCCAATTTGCTCCTTTTTAGAATCAATAAGATGTCTATTTTCTGCTTTTCCTAATTGCTCTCTCAGCTTCTGGGCAACATTCCTGAATGGTGTGATTATATATATTTGTTTATTAGTAAATCCTTCTTCTATTAGCTCAGTCAATAGATCTATAACGTAACAGGCTTGCGCTTGAACGAACTTATCTTTAGCTATTCCTTTTACGTCACACCACTTTCCAATGCCAAAATTTTCCTCGACTCCTAGAACCATCCGACCATCATAAGAAATGGCATTTGATATCGAAAACATGGGGTCAGTACACCTTCTGTGTACCCACAGCGGAACGCCTATCCAAGTCTCTTCATCTTTTTGGAAACCGTATTTTCCGGCTGAATCCAAAACAGTTTGACAAGAAGCTGTTGGCGCTAGATATGTGTCAGATACACGAAAATGATTTTGCAAAATTCCTAGCACTTGTGAGTCCAGCGTTTTCACCGGCTCTATTTGAAAAGGATCACCCAATGCCATAACGCGTTCTGCTCTCAGCAAACCACCAATGCAAGCTTGAGGGGCAGCTTGGCCAGCTTCATCAATAAATAAATTAGGTACTGTATTGGCTCCAGCGAAATCAAACATATTATGCATGCTTGCAAAGGTCGTGCTGATAACGGGGATAGCAAAATTAATCCAATTCCATGAATGTACAAGAAACTCTTTACCGTCATCCCAGTGCCGAATTCTTATTTTGTTATCCCAGTCAAGTGCGTTTCGGGCAGTTTTTAAGTCTTCCTTGTACTCATATAGAAAAGCTTTTCTAACTTCAAGCGCTTTAGTAAAAAGCTGACTTTGTTTGATTCTGAAGTCATCATTAAACCATGGCACGGATTTTTCCAATTCATCATAAGGTAGAGAAAAATCTAGGAGTGGAGTATTTGATTGTTTCAATTCTGCTAATTTTTCTTTATATAGCTGCATGTTTAGCTTACATTGCCTAAGATTTTCTTCATATTCAGAAATTTGGCTTGTTTTCTCATTGAGAGAACAGCTATACTCTTCTACCCATTTCTCTAATTGAAACTGTTTCTTTTTAGTAGAATTTATTTGCTTCGAATAAGTTGTTGCTTCATTTATCTTGAAAAGTTTTTTAATAGCGAAATATTTAGGCTTATTTAGCTTGAGCTTTTCATGTTCTTCTTTAGATTTTTCTAAATCCGCTCTTACTTCATCAATTTTAACACTTATCTGACCAACATCTTCTTTGAGAACAACTAAAAGATCAGGGTATTCGTGATTTATTTTTTGTTTCATTATATCCATTTGAACCATCACAGTATAAGCATCTTGAGCGTCATCAATCATTTTTTGAACTTGATCGTATAGCTGGTTAAACTCTTCGCAAGTATTTTGAAGATTTATTTCTTCACAAACTTCTGTGTACTCGTTATTGTCAGTGGCAATTTCATCCAGTTCTTTACAGATATCTTCTATGCGATGATCTAACTCAGTACGATTATCTTTATTTCCCCCTCTATATGCAAAAGATCCCCACATCATTATAGGCTCAGAATCTTTTTTAGACCTTTTTAATTTAAAAGGAAAATAGTCTGGGGTTTCGAATTTGCTGTATATAGCATTTTCTTTCGAGAAATCAATCACGATATTTTCCAAGGCTGTATTATTTGAACTTGCCAAAAGGATATTGGACTTGAGAAGCTCTGGAGGAAGGATTGATATAGACCACTGGTCTTGTGTAGTATTATTGGTGATAGGTGTATTTAATGCCTTCTTCTCTAGACTTAAACTGCCTATTTTTTCAGCAATTTCTCGACTAGTCTGTACAATTAAATCTGCGAATACATCTTTTAATAATGTGGTTTTTCCTGTCCCTGGTGGTCCATTAACAGTTAGAAGATAATCTTTTCCCTGACTTCGTAAATTGATCGCAACCTGTTGCATTAAACTGGGTGCATGCGATGGGTCGCTTGGAAAACGGCCAAGAGGATAATTACAAGGTGCTAAAATTTCTTTTATATTATTTTGACCTTCAGGGGTTTTGCTATCTAAATTAATTTTCTCGTCTGGTAAGGCTTCTCTAAAATATCGCTTAAGGAGATGATTTTGAGAACAATGCTTAGCGGTCTCTAGATCTTCCAGATAAAAAGAATGTAATTTAGCGTTCATTTCGGCTTTACTGTTAAAAACTTCAAAACATATACTATCCGCCTTAATAAAAGCATTTGAAGATTTTAAAAGATAGTGTAGCAGCTTACCAAGGTCATTTTCACATTCTTCGTAAGCCATTTTAATTTGTGCGGATATTTCTGTTGTTAACATTTTTAAATCTGTTAAATCATAATTGATTTTTTGATTTTTGTAGATATAATAAGGTATTGAAACAAATGTTTCGTCTGGAATAAATTCGAGGTTATAGTCAAAAACCAATGCATACTCAAAAGTTTTTTCCCAGTCAATATCCTCATCTACAATATTAATTCTGTAAACTCTTTTAAGGATTTTTAATACTTTTTCGAAACTCAGGACATTAAAATATAACGCTAATTTTGCGTTTTTATTAATTGGGTAATTTTCATTTCGATGCATTAGCTTTTTTAGTTTGTGGTGTTCCATTTTATCATAGGTCAGTATTTTTGCGTCCTTAGATAAATTTCCTTCAGCTAAAAATTCATAAAATATAAAGCTGTCTAAAATATTATTTTTTATATCCCATTTGTCACACATAAGTACCTCCCCAGAAAAATATAAGAATACTCCATGTATTTAATTTACCATATATAAGTGTTGATGTCATTTTTCCCACATCTGAGCCGTGCAAAAGAATATGGGCGTGATGAAATGAAAGTAACAATATAACGCACAGACCGAAAGGAGCAACACCATGAAAGGAAGCCTAACAAAGAAAGCCACAGCTGCGGTACTAGCCGCAACCCTACTGGTTT
It contains:
- a CDS encoding stalk domain-containing protein codes for the protein MKGSFSKKATAALLAAALVASTAPMPAQATESYARNITIQVDGRTIPQTDQKAFIKDSRTMVPLRTVMEGLNMAVEWNNEKRSITVKNPAKDETYTFYADKPYFLRYKKAGTDFIKLDVAPYITSSNRTVMPLRAIGETYGKVDWDNANSIVKITGNATAPNQPSAPTVTPNNPSQPAVTPQQPSSEVNAPSQPNTHPVQKSALASEELAWLKDRAKSGPQTEEDLARYEEFRTRKGLSSEEIDLLNAFWRYVPEFKKSLYYKALEAPRKPFTADQLRMLELVNAARAEHGLQPVKLSPALCEGAEIRAREFNQSQKEYGVIDYESHMNALANGWKPHTRPDGSKPKTIINDIGLSQFSNYANMNENLYALPLNIANADSAMDGWLKSSEHKKNILNPNSKYLGTASISSGFRDTMGYVQLFAS
- a CDS encoding DEAD/DEAH box helicase, which codes for MCDKWDIKNNILDSFIFYEFLAEGNLSKDAKILTYDKMEHHKLKKLMHRNENYPINKNAKLALYFNVLSFEKVLKILKRVYRINIVDEDIDWEKTFEYALVFDYNLEFIPDETFVSIPYYIYKNQKINYDLTDLKMLTTEISAQIKMAYEECENDLGKLLHYLLKSSNAFIKADSICFEVFNSKAEMNAKLHSFYLEDLETAKHCSQNHLLKRYFREALPDEKINLDSKTPEGQNNIKEILAPCNYPLGRFPSDPSHAPSLMQQVAINLRSQGKDYLLTVNGPPGTGKTTLLKDVFADLIVQTSREIAEKIGSLSLEKKALNTPITNNTTQDQWSISILPPELLKSNILLASSNNTALENIVIDFSKENAIYSKFETPDYFPFKLKRSKKDSEPIMMWGSFAYRGGNKDNRTELDHRIEDICKELDEIATDNNEYTEVCEEINLQNTCEEFNQLYDQVQKMIDDAQDAYTVMVQMDIMKQKINHEYPDLLVVLKEDVGQISVKIDEVRADLEKSKEEHEKLKLNKPKYFAIKKLFKINEATTYSKQINSTKKKQFQLEKWVEEYSCSLNEKTSQISEYEENLRQCKLNMQLYKEKLAELKQSNTPLLDFSLPYDELEKSVPWFNDDFRIKQSQLFTKALEVRKAFLYEYKEDLKTARNALDWDNKIRIRHWDDGKEFLVHSWNWINFAIPVISTTFASMHNMFDFAGANTVPNLFIDEAGQAAPQACIGGLLRAERVMALGDPFQIEPVKTLDSQVLGILQNHFRVSDTYLAPTASCQTVLDSAGKYGFQKDEETWIGVPLWVHRRCTDPMFSISNAISYDGRMVLGVEENFGIGKWCDVKGIAKDKFVQAQACYVIDLLTELIEEGFTNKQIYIITPFRNVAQKLREQLGKAENRHLIDSKKEQIGTVHTFQGKENKVVILVLGADENSSGAAAWVVKKPNIMNVAATRAKERLYIIGDKQLYEGVGGKVVKNTLRVINKYNQDESDGSY